The following are from one region of the Flavobacteriaceae bacterium UJ101 genome:
- the sucC gene encoding succinate--CoA ligase (ADP-forming) (Belongs to the succinate/malate CoA ligase beta subunit family; Contains 1 ATP-grasp domain.; KEGG: oho:Oweho_0814 succinyl-CoA synthetase beta subunit): protein MYLHPLKFKFNKKLLHRIMNLHEYQGKEILNSFGVRIQRGIVADTAEGAVEAAKKLSEETGTSWWVIKAQVHAGGRGKGGGVKLAKSLEEVKTIADQILGMYLVTPQTSAEGKLVNQVLIAEDVYYPGESETDEYYMSILLNRTTGRNMIMYSTEGGMDIETVAEETPHLIFTEDIDPKVGIMPFQARKVAFNLGLSGTAFKEMTKFVTALYTAYVKSDSSLFEINPVLKTSDNLIMAVDAKVTLDDNSLFRHKDYATLRDTREEDATEVEAGEAGLNFVKLDGNVGCMVNGAGLAMSTMDIIKLSGGSPANFLDVGGTADAERVEKAFRIILRDENVKAILVNIFGGIVRCDRVAQGVIDAYKNMGDAIQVPIIVRLQGTNAEIAKKMIDESGLKVLSAITLQEAADRVKEVV, encoded by the coding sequence TTGTATCTTCATCCTTTAAAATTTAAATTCAATAAGAAATTATTACATAGAATCATGAATTTACACGAATATCAAGGTAAAGAAATTCTTAATTCATTTGGAGTAAGAATACAAAGAGGAATTGTGGCTGACACTGCTGAAGGAGCTGTTGAAGCAGCTAAAAAATTATCTGAAGAAACGGGAACTTCTTGGTGGGTAATCAAGGCACAAGTTCATGCAGGAGGCCGTGGAAAAGGTGGTGGTGTAAAATTAGCTAAATCTTTAGAAGAAGTTAAGACAATTGCAGACCAAATCTTAGGAATGTATTTAGTAACACCTCAAACTTCTGCTGAAGGAAAACTAGTTAACCAAGTATTAATCGCTGAAGATGTTTATTATCCTGGAGAATCTGAAACAGATGAATATTATATGTCTATCCTATTAAATCGTACTACAGGAAGAAATATGATTATGTATTCTACTGAAGGAGGAATGGATATTGAAACCGTAGCAGAGGAAACACCTCATTTAATCTTCACAGAAGATATTGATCCAAAAGTAGGCATTATGCCTTTTCAAGCACGTAAAGTTGCTTTTAACTTAGGATTAAGTGGTACTGCTTTTAAAGAAATGACCAAATTTGTTACAGCATTATATACTGCATATGTTAAATCTGATTCTTCTTTATTTGAGATTAACCCAGTATTAAAAACTTCCGATAATCTAATTATGGCAGTTGATGCAAAAGTTACTTTAGACGACAATTCATTATTCCGTCATAAAGATTACGCTACATTACGTGATACTAGAGAAGAGGATGCAACAGAAGTTGAAGCAGGAGAAGCTGGTTTAAACTTTGTTAAATTAGATGGTAATGTAGGATGTATGGTTAACGGAGCTGGTTTAGCAATGTCAACTATGGATATTATCAAATTATCTGGAGGTAGTCCTGCAAACTTCTTAGATGTAGGAGGTACTGCAGATGCTGAGCGTGTTGAAAAAGCATTCCGTATCATTTTACGTGATGAAAATGTAAAAGCCATTCTAGTGAATATTTTTGGAGGTATTGTACGTTGTGACCGTGTAGCACAAGGGGTTATTGATGCTTATAAAAACATGGGAGATGCAATTCAAGTTCCTATTATTGTACGTTTACAAGGAACCAATGCCGAAATTGCTAAAAAGATGATTGATGAAAGTGGTTTAAAAGTACTTTCTGCTATCACTTTACAAGAAGCAGCAGATCGAGTAAAAGAGGTCGTTTAA